A genomic stretch from Chryseobacterium sp. SNU WT5 includes:
- the rplM gene encoding 50S ribosomal protein L13: MNTLSYKTVSANKATANKEWVVVDAEGQPLGRLASKVAKILRGKHKTNFTPHADCGDNVIVLNAGKITLSGNKWADKTYIWHTGYPGGQKSMTALELQKKDSLKVLEKSVKGMLPKNKLGSVLFKNLYLYEGTEHKHEAQTPKVININEFK; encoded by the coding sequence GTGAATACATTAAGTTACAAAACCGTCTCAGCTAACAAAGCTACTGCAAATAAAGAATGGGTTGTGGTAGACGCTGAAGGACAACCTTTAGGAAGATTAGCTTCCAAGGTTGCAAAGATTTTGAGAGGTAAGCACAAAACGAATTTTACACCTCACGCAGATTGCGGAGACAATGTAATCGTTTTGAATGCTGGAAAAATTACCCTTTCTGGAAACAAGTGGGCTGACAAGACTTACATTTGGCATACTGGTTATCCAGGTGGTCAAAAGTCGATGACTGCGCTCGAACTTCAAAAGAAAGATTCTTTGAAAGTATTGGAAAAATCTGTAAAAGGAATGCTTCCAAAAAACAAATTAGGATCTGTATTGTTTAAGAACCTTTATTTATATGAAGGAACTGAGCACAAACATGAAGCTCAAACGCCGAAAGTAATCAATATTAACGAATTCAAATAA